The genomic interval GACTTTGGAAAAAAGGGTGGTTTGCCCTTCAGCCGTGTAAGACCTCGATACGATATGGCACTTCTTCCCCGTTAGTTCAGATGAATTCGTGTGGTATgcgtaaaataccaaaaaaataaataaagaggggcTGGAGCTAAAGCCAAAAGATAGAACAGGAAAGACCATCACCTGCTAGTGTGGTAGAGAGGAAGGTAACTTCTCTCTATGAATTTGTGTTTGGAAGTGGCCTAATGAAATGGCAAGAGTAGCGTTTCAAGTTGTCACAGGAAGCATCCCTTATCCCTGACTTCAAACAGACCTGCCAAAGGGTGGCACACGCCATGCCCTGTGTCTTCGATCATTCTGTCCGTCAAGGGAGACAGAATCACCGTGTCTTCTACCGGAGTGAATCGTGAGAGACCTAAGTCCAGTGTCCAGAATCAGTTGTTTGTTTGGGGTTGAAAGCTCAACTCCCCATACCTAGGCCACGGGCCCTGTGGCAGGTGAGGTTTACTCTTGGACTAGGTAGTCATGGCAGAGGAACACACAATATCCGAGGATGCACACAGCACATTGTGTTCTACAGATTTGACAGACTGGTGGTGAGGTCTCCTCATGACCACACAGGCAGGGCGTTAGCAGGTGGCTTCCTGTGGGTGTGTGAATATCCAACGTGCTTAACCATcgacatgtgtgtgtttgtgtgtgtttcaggtGACCCAACAGTCAACCCCTGAAAAAGGCGGTCATAAAACCCCCAGCAGACGAAGATGATGGCACGTCGGGACCCCAAATCTTGGGCCAAGAGACTGGTGAGAGCCCAGACCCTCCAGAAGCAGCGGAGGGCCCCAGTTGGGCCAAGGGCTCCCCCGCCCGATGAAGAAGATCCCAGGGTAAGTCTAGCCCTGGATCTCTTGGGtatcggggtgggggtggggacggggGGAGGGGGTGTCACACGGTCCTCGGAGACTGGGTTGGATTCCAAAGAGTTCTGTCACCACCACCCAGGTTGCTTTTCCCATCCAAGGTGGGCGTGGCTTGGGACCTTCTCCCCAGCCCGATAGGTCCCTTGAGAAACTCTTGGGGGCAACCTCTCTTTCTACTTAGAGTCCTGTGTAGCCACGTTTGGCTGCGTTGTTGACATCGGGTTCACCATCGTGCCCCTTGGAACCTTGAGTCCTTCCTTTCAGAGTTCCTCCGTCACATGGGCTTTGGGAGGGAACATCGTATCCGAACTCTCCCAGCACTTAACGGCCCCCATGCCGGTGTCCCCTCTTTGGAATCCTTATTCAGCTCTGAATTCACAATCCGTCCCAATGTTGACGTGGGATCGCTGCCTGTGGCTTCAGCTCCCTCACTGACATCACTTCCTTTCCACCCACAGCTCAAGTGCAAAAACTGCGGGGCCTTTGGCCACACGGCCAGAAGTACCAGGTGCCCCATGAAGTGCTGGAAGGCAGCCCTGGTTCCAGCGACCttggggaaaaaggaagggaaggaaaacctGAAACCATGGAAGCCCCAGGTTGAAGCCAACCCGGGGCCCTTGAACAAGgataagggagagaaggaagagagaccaaGGTGAGCAGTGGGAGGGGTTTTCACCACCCTTAGGGTACTGCCTCCTAAGGACATGGTGTCTCTGCACCTGCACACCGTGTGCCTTTCCGTCTCCGGGCCAGGGAAGGAACGCTGCAGAGAAATAGGCCGCAGCTCCGTGTCCTCCGGGGTTCCGCACCCAGGAGCTCCTTTGGCTCTGGGAGATTCAGGGACGGGGAGAGGCGGGGGCGCTTCGTGCAGGTTCCCCGCGACAGAGGGAAAAGCGATGGAATCCAAATCACAGTCCTTAGTTGGGAAGCCTAGAGGGCCACCTGGAGGATGGGAAGGTTGGCACGTGAGGGAAGGTGCAGAGGCGGAAAGGGCACCAGATGTCCATTTCTGTATCACAAAACACGGAGTGGGACTGGGCCCCAGACGGggttctccctgtctcctgcgGAAAACCAGGGGGCACGGCCTGACCTTTTTCCGTTCTGCAGGCAACAAGACCCGCAGAGGAAGGCTCTCCTCCACATATTTTCCGGGAAAGCTCCAGAGAAGCCGCTGCCGAATCGAAAAGGATCCACGGAATCTTCTGATTATCTGAGGGTGAGTGTCACCCCGGGCCCCTGGTCCTTTTCTCCTCTAGGTCACCCTGCTTGATTTCCTTTCAGCTTCCCGTCTGCGGGAGGAAATCGGGGAAcccctctttcttgccttcttgggGTCAGGGACTCCACGATCCTTCCAGGTCGATTTGATTGCAGGCGAAGGCATCTGAAGATGCCGTATTTCCTGTTGCTTCCTTTCTGTCCAATTATGGCAAGCCTGCCAACAACATGTTCCTAGCGGCATGAGGAAATTAGTCCCTCAGAGGCCCCAAACGTGGAGAAGGCTAAACCCAGGAACATGCACGTGTTCAGAGAAGACGTCCCGAGTACCCTTGAGCCACCAACCTGCCTTCGGAAGGGCATTAGTCCGTTCCACTTCATGGAAGGCTGAGTGGAGGCGCTTGGATCCAGTTAATGCCCAAGACGCGATCTTTTGAACAATGGTGTGCTTAGATCAGCTACACATAGCTCGAGAGCGCATCTTTCATGTGTCTTGTCCTGATCAGCACTCAGCTGGAGTCCTACTTCCAAGGACCGCCTGTCGATACTGTACTAAGAATTTCATGGCGTGTGCACCTTGTCTTTAGATGTGCTTGATTTTCACGTTGGCTCCATGCTGAGGAACTACTTCTAACCTGTGTTGTTTCCTCTCTTTCAGGTTGCAAGCGGGCCAATGCCGGTCCACACAACCAGTAAAAGGCCGCGCGTGGACCCTGTCCCCGCTGATCGCTCAGCTACCGAAATGTCTGGCAGGGGCTCCGTCTTGGCTTCACTGTCTCCCCTCAGAAAAGCCAGTCTGAGCTCCTCCTCAAGTCTCGGACCAAAGGAAAGACAGACAGGGGCTGCGGCCGACATCCCTCAGCCTGCCGTCAGGCACCAGGGCCCCGAGCCTCTCCTCGTGGTGAAGCCGACACACTGCAGCCCTGAGGGTGGCTGCCGAGAAGTTCCCCAGGCTGCCTCCAGAACCCACGGCCCGCTCCAGGCCATCAGACCCCAGGCGCAAGACAAACGTCCTGCGGTGACCTCACAGCCCTGCCCGCCAGCCGCCACACACAGCTTGGGCCTAGGCTCCAATCTCAGCTTCGGGCCAGGAGCCAAGAGACCTGCCCAGGCTCCGATTCAGGCTTGCCTGAACTTCCCCAAGAAACCAAGACTGGGTCCCTTCCAGATCCCCGAAAGCGCCATCCAGGGAGGTGAGCTGGGGGCCCCGGAGAATCTCCAACCTCCGCCAGCCGCAACCGAACTTGGACCAAGTACGTCGCCCCAGATGGACAGGAGGACACCGGCCCAGGTGCCCAGCGTCGACAGGCAGCCTCCGCACAGCAGACCTTGCCTGCCTACTACCCAGGCCTGCACCATGTCCCATCACCCAGCGGCCAGCCATGATGGGGCCCAGCCTCTCAGAGTTCTCTTCCAGAGACTGGAAAACGGACGCTGGAGCTCCAGCCTCCTGGCGGCCccctcatttccctctcctgagAAGCCGGGAGGCTTCCTCGCTCAGAGCCCTCATGTGTCAGAGAAGTCTGAGGGTCCCTGTGTTCGTGTCCCACCGAGCGTCCTCTATGAGGACCTTCAGGTTTCCTCCTCCTCAGAGGACAGCGATTCTGACCTGGAGTGAGACTGCAGGTGGCAGGGGCTCCTTGGCCTCCAGCTCCCGTGACTTGGAGGGGACTGTGGGACTGAGGAGTGCGGAGCAGAGAGCAGACTCTGTGCGGTGACTCCGATGCTCCCCGGCTGTGGCGCTTCTGTGGATGTGGGAGCCCGGGCCAGGCAAGGAGCAGGTGCAGGGAGCAGGTGCAGGGACTCTGCCTCATTGAATTCTGGTGAGGGACGTTGTAGTTCGCGTGGTTCTCCGGAAACGCGCCAGGGAAAGCTTCCGTGCCAGAGATTCGTTGCCTCAGAAACTGCGTGACGCACAAGAGACAGACTTCCGCTGGGACGTCAACAGGAAACTGGGGAATTACTGTGTATTTGCTCTCTAGATGACTGAATAAGGGAAAAGTTAGGGAACCCCGAGAGGTGCAGCCCTTCCGCTGTGCCCCGCCCTGAGAGCAGTGTTTCGGACGCTGGGAAGCGTGCTGTGCAAAGCGCTCTCGGGGTCTTTCCTCAGCCTCGAAAACTGGGCTCTGGAATGCctttgtacatatgtgtgtttaatttgttttgaagtgaataaaattctcaaaaagatgACATATTGTCTTTTGACTCTCATTCCGTGTCTGTGTTTAACTGATTTTCcaagtgaaggggtggcctggccctccacccctgtgggtgtttctagtcgggtgggatgagagacggagaaaaggaataagacacagagacaaagtatagggagacaacagtgggtccaggggactggcactcagcacaccaaggacctgcaccggcaccggcctctgagttccctcagtttttattgattatgatttttattatttcagcaaaaaggaatgtagtaggagagcagggtgataataaggagaaggtcaacaacaacaacaaaaaaaaacacgtgagcaaaagaatctatatcattattaagttcaagggaaggtactatgcctggacgtgcacgtaggccagatttatgtttctctccacccaaacatctcagcggagtaaagaataacaaggcagcattactgccaacatgtctcgcctcccgccACAGGGCAGCTTTTCTCCGAGCTCAGAGTTGAACAAATGTAAGATCGggctttacaccgagacattcagttcccaggggcaagcaggagacagtggccttcctccatctgaactgcaagaggctttcctctttgactaatccacctcagcacagacccattacgggtgtcaggctgggggacagtcaggtctttcccatcccacgaggccatatttcagactgtcacatggggagaaaccttggacaataccctgctTTTAAGGGCAGAGGTCCCCGTGGCTTTCCACGGTGCATTgcgcccctggtttattgagactagagaatggcaatgacttttaccaagtacactgcttgtaaacatttggttaacaaggcacgtcctgcacagccctagatcccttaaacctcgattttatacaacacaggtttttgtgagctccaagtTGGGTCAAAGGGGCTGCGGCAAAGCTACAAATgatcaacatctcagcaaagcaattgtttaaaatacaggtctttttcaaaatggagtctcttatgtcttccccttctacatagacacagtgagagtctgatctctctttctttacccTACATCCAAGGGCTTGAACATTTCTTGACTTGTTGGCAATCCAAATCGTTACGTCTCCGAAACAGAGTTGACTGAGGGGACCGCAGTGCTGGGCAGGACCTTTGACTTCGTATACATCCACAGGAGCAAGAAAACCTCAGCCCCACTCTACCAACACGCACCTAGTAAAATTCCGCCAACCGAATCTCACGCACGCTAACACGTGGGGAGCGTTGCTTGCACCACGAGTCCCCATTTGGCTCAACCGCCGATGCCAAGTGTGTGGTTCCAGTTGCGACGGCGCCCCGTGAAGTGGCTTCCGGATGTGCGAATGAACCAGGCAGAGTTTCACTGGCCAAATGGACCCCAGCACAGCTGAAGTGAACTCCCACATTTGGGATGTACTTCAGAGGTAAAACATTCATCTCGTCTTCTTTCCGGATGTCTGACACCATGGTTCTCCCCCTGATCCTAAGAGTAGCTGAGGTAGAGACTCACTAAAAGATCTAGGCAGGGATATCCCATCATGCACAGGCTCTCTCCATTCTCTGACCTGGGAACAACTCTGAGCAGGATTCCACATCTAGGAGGCCTCGGAACTGAGCGGGATTTTCTGAGACACACCAAATGGCTGCTCCCTTTCCGCCGCTGTTGAGGGTCGTTATCTTGATTATCCAGATCACCTAGAAAGTATCCGTATCCAGAATCAATAAGATCAACTCTCTGCTCCTCTGACAGCAGAAGGAGCAGGACCATAAGGAACCAAAGAGCGTGGAAGGAAACGATGTGACAGGAAAGCTCAGAGAACGGCCACAGGGGGTCGTCAGCAGGCCTTCCAACCTGAATCATGAATAATTAATGAAGCGCAAATCAAAGGGGACTCGAGTTTCAGCAGGAGCAATTCATCCAACGGGAGATCGCCGGAGGGCCAGCAAGATTGAGAGACTgggagccgggtgcagtgtcaAAGGGGACGCGACTGGTTCCAAAGCTCGAGAAGACCATGGGGTCACTTGGGCTACATGAGAAAATGCCCCAGTGTGCTGGTTCATCATTCCGACTCCTGCCTGTCTCTTCCCGTCCAAGGAACATGGAACCTAAGTCGTGCAGGTGCAGATGACCATGGGCAGAATTAGGGGACGTGGCACAAAAGTTCACCGACACGGGAGTTCCACAGAAGGTGCGGTGGATCTTCGCAAATCCAGAGACATGGCAATGGGACCCAGGGAATTAGAGCCTCACAGGCGTCCGGGAGACTTTTCAGGCATAATGCCTGGAGTCGCAAGACGAGCTGaaaaaggagccaggcactgAAGGACAAAGCGTTGTGGACTTTCGTCATCTGTGTTTCCCAGTGCGGTCCAATTCACGGTGGTTTCCAAGCGCCTCCTGGGGGAGAAAACACATGAGGGTGCGGTCACGGTTCTCTGCTGACAGACTTAccttggggaagaaagagaagctctGAAGATGGATCATGGCCGTGACTGCATGTCAAGGAGAGTCTCCTTGATGACACTGAGGCCTACGTCGAGATAGACAAAATGTGGTCCAATTAAAAGGTgtctattttaccacattttttttaaaacaaaacaaaacaaaaaaacaaaaaagatggaaaagaagacagGGGTACAGGCACCAGTGTTACATGTCTGATGAGGAACATCTATTCTTCAAAGCTTGCAGCTGTACAAGTAGGTTTTAGAATGTCTGTCAGCAGTGGACATGATCTTAGAGTGGGCTGTGCAAATAGACCTTTCCAGGTCATGTAATTGGATTAAGTTAATTGCAATTAAGGTACAGGTAACTGATTAGGTTAGGGTGCGTTCCACGTCAGGTGACCGGAGGCAGTATAAAAGGcagcctggaaagcagaggtccCTCTCCGCCCCTTCCTCCGTCGTCCTGGATGCTGCATCGCTTCCAGCGGGGCTGctccagcacctgcccatctcagcGCCAGCCGGGGAAAGAAAGTAGACGTGTAATTTCAGGTTAATTTCACTGAACAATTGTTTGTTTCACGcaatccctgagggatggtggagCGGGGGAGGAAGAGGCAAAGGAGGCCGAAAGATGCCGATCGCACTGGGGCTTGCTGGTGGGGTAGGATGTGTTCTCGCTACTAGTAATTCTTGGAACAGGAAACGACAAAACATATCCGTCTCCACGTGTGGGATAAGACCAAGATGGGAATGCGAAAAGAAATGTACTGCAGCATGCTGAATTGGTGGGTAAATGGAAAAAGGACTTTGGAAAAAAGGGTGGTTTGCCCTTCAGCCGTGTAAGACCTCGATACGATATGGCACTTCTTCCCCGTTAGTTCAGATGAATTCGTGTGGTATgcgtaaaataccaaaaaaataaataaagaggggcTGGAGCTAAAGCCAAAAGATAGAACAGGAAAGACCATCACCTGCTAGTGTGGTAGAGAGGAAGGTAACTTCTCTCTATGAATTTGTGTTTGGAAGTGGCCTAATGAAATGGCAAGAGTAGCGTTTCAAGTTGTCACAGGAAGCATCCCTTATCCCTGACTTCAAACAGACCTGCCAAAGGGTGGCACACGCCATGCCCTGTGTCTTCGATCATTCTGTCCGTCAAGGGAGACAGAATCACCGTGTCTTCTACCGGAGTGAATCGTGAGAGACCTAAGTCCAGTGTCCAGAATCAGTTGTTTGTTTGGGGTTGAAAGCTCAACTCCCCATACCTAGGCCACGGGCCCTGTGGCAGGTGAGGTTTACTCTTGGACTAGGTAGTCATGGCAGAGGAACACACAATATCCGAGGATGCACACAGCACATTGTGTTCTACAGATTTGACAGACTGGTGGTGAGGTCTCCTCATGACCACACAGGCAGGGCGTTAGCAGGTGGCTTCCTGTGGGTGTGTGAGTATCCAACGTGCTTAACCATcgacatgtgtgtgtttgtgtgtgtttcaggtGACCCAACAGTCAACCCCTGAAAAAGGCGGTCATAAAACCCCCAGCAGACGAAGATGATGGCACGTCGGGACCCCAAATCTTGGGCCAAGAGACTGGTGAGAGCCCAGACCCTCCAGAAGCAGCGGAGGGCCCCAGTTGGGCCAAGGGCTCCCCCGCCCGATGAAGAAGATCCCAGGGTAAGTCTAGCCCTGGATCTCTTGGGtatcggggtgggggtggggacggggGGAGGGGGTGTCACACGGTCCTCGGAGACTGGGTTGGATTCCAAAGAGTTCTGTCACCACCACCCAGGTTGCTTTTCCCATCCAAGGTGGGCGTGGCTTGGGACCTTCTCCCCAGCCCGATAGGTCCCTTGAGAAACTCTTGGGGGCAACCTCTCTTTCTACTTAGAGTCCTGTGTAGCCACGTTTGGCTGCGTTGTTGACATCGGGTTCACCATCGTGCCCCTTGGAACCTTGAGTCCTTCCTTTCAGAGTTCCTCCGTCACATGGGCTTTGGGAGGGAACATCGTATCCGAACTCTCCCAGCACTTAACGGCCCCCATGCCGGTGTCCCCTCTTTGGAATCCTTATTCAGCTCTGAATTCACAATCCGTCCCAATGTTGACGTGGGATCGCTGCCTGTGGCTTCAGCTCCCTCACTGACATCACTTCCTTTCCACCCACAGCTCAAGTGCAAAAACTGCGGGGCCTTTGGCCACACGGCCAGAAGTACCAGGTGCCCCATGAAGTGCTGGAAGGCAGCCCTGGTTCCAGCGACCttggggaaaaaggaagggaaggaaaacctGAAACCATGGAAGCCCCAGGTTGAAGCCAACCCGGGGCCCTTGAACAAGgataagggagagaaggaagagagaccaaGGTGAGCAGTGGGAGGGGTTTTCACCACCCTTAGGGTACTGCCTCCTAAGGACATGGTGTCTCTGCACCTGCACACCGTGTGCCTTTCCGTCTCCGGGCCAGGGAAGGAACGCTGCAGAGAAATAGGCCGCAGCTCCGTGTCCTCCGGGGTTCCGCACCCAGGAGCTCCTTTGGCTCTGGGAGATTCAGGGACGGGGAGAGGCGGGGGCGCTTCGTGCAGGTTCCCCGCGACAGAGGGAAAAGCGATGGAATCCAAATCACAGTCCTTAGTTGGGAAGCCTAGAGGGCCACCTGGAGGATGGGAAGGTTGGCACGTGAGGGAAGGTGCAGAGGCGGAAAGGGCACCAGATGTCCATTTCTGTATCACAAAACACGGAGTGGGACTGGGCCCCAGACGGggttctccctgtctcctgcgGAAAACCAGGGGGCACGGCCTGACCTTTTTCCGTTCTGCAGGCAACAAGACCCGCAGAGGAAGGCTCTCCTCCACATATTTTCCGGGAAACCTCCAGAGAAGCCGCTGCCGAATCGAAAAGGATCCACGGAATCTTCTGATTATCTGAGGGTGAGTGTCACCCCGGGCCCCTGGTCCTTTTCTCCTCTAGGTCACCCTGCTTGATTTCCTTTCAGCTTCCCGTCTGCGGGAGGAAATCGGGGAAcccctctttcttgccttcttgggGTCAGGGACTCCACGATCCTTCCAGGTCGATTTGATTGCAGGCGAAGGCATCTGAAGATGCCGTATTTCCTGTTGCTTCCTTTCTGTCCAATTATGGCAAGCCTGCCAACAACATGTTCCTAGCGGCATGAGGAAATTAGTCCCTCAGAGGCCCCAAACGTGGAGAAGGCTAAACCCAGGAACATGCACGTGTTCAGAGAAGACGTCCCGAGTACCCTTGAGCCACCAACCTGCCTTCGGAAGGGCATTAGTCCGTTCCACTTCATGGAAGGCTGAGTGGAGGCGCTTGGATCCAGTTAATGCCCAAGACGCGATCTTTTGAACAATGGTGTGCTTAGATCAGCTACACATAGCTCGAGAGCGCATCTTTCATGTGTCTTGTCCTGATCAGCACTCAGCTGGAGTCCTACTTCCAAGGACCGCCTGTCGATACTGTACTAAGAATTTCATGGCGTGTGCACCTTGTCTTTAGATGTGCTTGATTTTCACGTTGGCTCCATGCTGAGGAACTACTTCTAACCTGTGTTGTTTCCTCTCTTTCAGGTTGCAAGCGGGCCAATGCCGGTCCACACAACCAGTAAAAGGCCGCGCGTGGACCCTGTCCCCGCTGATCGCTCAGCTACCGAAATGTCTGGCAGGGGCTCCGTCTTGGCTTCACTGTCTCCCCTCAGAAAAGCCAGTCTGAGCTCCTCCTCAAGTCTCGGACCAAAGGAAAGACAGACAGGGGCTGCGGCCGACATCCCTCAGCCTGCCGTCAGGCACCAGGGCCCCGAGCCTCTCCTCGTGGTGAAGCCGACACACTGCAGCCCTGAGGGTGGCTGCCGAGAAGTTCCCCAGGCTGCCTCCAGAACCCACGGCCCGCTCCAGGCCATCAGACCCCAGGCGCAAGACAAACGTCCTGCGGTGACCTCACAGCCCTGCCCGCCAGCCGCCACACACAGCTTGGGCCTAGGCTCCAATCTCAGCTTCGGGCCAGGAGCCAAGAGACCTGCCCAGGCTCCGATTCAGGCTTGCCTGAACTTCCCCAAGAAACCAAGACTGGGTCCCTTCCAGATCCCCGAAAGCGCCATCCAGGGAGGTGAGCTGGGGGCCCCGGAGAATCTCCAACCTCCGCCAGCCGCAACCGAACTTGGACCAAGTACGTCGCCCCAGATGGACAGGAGGACACCGGCCCAGGTGCCCAGCGTCGACCGGCAGCCTCCGCACAGCAGACCTTGCCTGCCTACTACCCAGGCCTGCACCATGTCCCATCACCCAGCGGCCAGCCATGATGGGGCCCAGCCTCTCAGAGTTCTCTTCCAGAGACTGGAAAACGGACGCTGGAGCTCCAGCCTCCTGGCGGCCccctcatttccctctcctgagAAGCCGGGAGGCTTCCTCGCTCAGAGCCCTCATGTGTCAGAGAAGTCTGAGGGTCCCTGTGTTCGTGTCCCACCGAGCGTCCTCTATGAGGACCTTCAGGTTTCCTCCTCCTCAGAGGACAGCGATTCTGACCTGGAGTGAGACTGCAGGTGGCAGGGGCTCCTTGGCCTCCAGCTCCCGTGACTTGGAGGGGACTGTGGGACTGAGGAGTGCGGAGCAGAGAGCAGACTCTGTGCGGTGACTCCGATGCTCCCCGGCTGTGGCGCTTCTGTGGATGTGGGAGCCCGGGCCAGGCAAGGAGCAGGTGCAGGGAGCAGGTGCAGGGACTCTGCCTCATTGAATTCTGGTGAGGGACGTTGTAGTTCGCGTGGTTCTCCGGAAACGCGCCAGGGAAAGCTTCCGTGCCAGAGATTCGTTGCCTCAGAAACTGCGTGACGCACAAGAGACAGACTTCCGCTGGGACGTCAACAGGAAACTGGGGAATTACTGTGTATTTGCTCTCTAGATGACTGAATAAGGGAAAAGTTAGGGAACCCCGAGAGGTGCAGCCCTTCCGCTGTGCCCCGCCCTGAGAGCAGTGTTTCGGACGCTGGGAAGCGTGCTGTGCAAAGCGCTCTCGGGGTCTTTCCTCAGCCTCGAAAACTGGGCTCTGGAATGCctttgtacatatgtgtgtttaatttgttttgaagtgaataaaattctcaaaaagatgACATATTGTCTTTTGACTCTCATTCCGTGTCTGTGTTTAACTGATTTTCcaagtgaaggggtggcctggccctccacccctgtgggtgtttctagtcgggtgggatgagagacggagaaaaggaataagacacagagacaaagtatagggagacaacagtgggtccaggggactggcactcagcacaccaaggacctgcaccggcaccggcctctgagttccctcagtttttattgattatgatttttattatttcagcaaaaaggaatgtagtaggagagcagggtgataataaggagaaggtcaacaacaacaacaaaaaaaacacgtgagcaaaagaatctatatcattattaagttcaagggaaggtactatgcctggacgtgcacgtaggccagatttatgtttctctccacccaaacatctcagcggagtaaagaataacaaggcagcattactgccaacatgtctcgcctcccgccACAGGGCAGCTTTTCTCCGAGCTCAGAGTTGAACAAATGTAAGATCGggctttacaccgagacattcagttcccaggggcaagcaggagacagtggccttcctccatctgaactgcaagaggctttcctctttgactaatccacctcagcacagacccattacgggtgtcaggctgggggacagtcaggtctttcccatcccacgaggccatatttcagactgtcacatggggagaaaccttggacaataccctgctTTTAAGGGCAGAGGTCCCCGTGGCTTTCCACGGTGCATTgcgcccctggtttattgagactagagaatggcaatgacttttaccaagtacactgcttgtaaacatttggttaacaaggcacgtcc from Gorilla gorilla gorilla isolate KB3781 chromosome 7, NHGRI_mGorGor1-v2.1_pri, whole genome shotgun sequence carries:
- the LOC129524367 gene encoding protein FAM90A15-like, encoding MMARRDPKSWAKRLVRAQTLQKQRRAPVGPRAPPPDEEDPRLKCKNCGAFGHTARSTRCPMKCWKAALVPATLGKKEGKENLKPWKPQVEANPGPLNKDKGEKEERPRQQDPQRKALLHIFSGKAPEKPLPNRKGSTESSDYLRVASGPMPVHTTSKRPRVDPVPADRSATEMSGRGSVLASLSPLRKASLSSSSSLGPKERQTGAAADIPQPAVRHQGPEPLLVVKPTHCSPEGGCREVPQAASRTHGPLQAIRPQAQDKRPAVTSQPCPPAATHSLGLGSNLSFGPGAKRPAQAPIQACLNFPKKPRLGPFQIPESAIQGGELGAPENLQPPPAATELGPSTSPQMDRRTPAQVPSVDRQPPHSRPCLPTTQACTMSHHPAASHDGAQPLRVLFQRLENGRWSSSLLAAPSFPSPEKPGGFLAQSPHVSEKSEGPCVRVPPSVLYEDLQVSSSSEDSDSDLE
- the LOC129524361 gene encoding protein FAM90A15; its protein translation is MMARRDPKSWAKRLVRAQTLQKQRRAPVGPRAPPPDEEDPRLKCKNCGAFGHTARSTRCPMKCWKAALVPATLGKKEGKENLKPWKPQVEANPGPLNKDKGEKEERPRQQDPQRKALLHIFSGKPPEKPLPNRKGSTESSDYLRVASGPMPVHTTSKRPRVDPVPADRSATEMSGRGSVLASLSPLRKASLSSSSSLGPKERQTGAAADIPQPAVRHQGPEPLLVVKPTHCSPEGGCREVPQAASRTHGPLQAIRPQAQDKRPAVTSQPCPPAATHSLGLGSNLSFGPGAKRPAQAPIQACLNFPKKPRLGPFQIPESAIQGGELGAPENLQPPPAATELGPSTSPQMDRRTPAQVPSVDRQPPHSRPCLPTTQACTMSHHPAASHDGAQPLRVLFQRLENGRWSSSLLAAPSFPSPEKPGGFLAQSPHVSEKSEGPCVRVPPSVLYEDLQVSSSSEDSDSDLE